The Cyprinus carpio isolate SPL01 unplaced genomic scaffold, ASM1834038v1 S000003308, whole genome shotgun sequence region AAATTTTACATCAAACAAAtccaattacaatttaaaatgtaataaaatacagaagatttgttttaacattgtacaataatatatttcacaatttataaCTGTAGTTTTCatcatcaaattaatttttttcaggttaaaaatgtttttaattttttgttttttgcatttccttttttaaaaaactgtagcTCTGGTTTTAGGTGACTGAGCTGTCAGAAGTGTCATTCCACCACCTCTTCTGGATTAGTTAATAGCAAAGCGGTGTTTTTGCAGTTAGTTTGAAATGTAACAGTTTGAAGAAAgcattttcatgttatttatttatcttgtgTTAAATGTATGCTTTCTCTTACATGCTCCTCCACTTTGGGGAAACACCTTGGCCTAGTTCAGGCGTTTTTTCCCCAGCCTTTTGGCCGTCAAGTTATTGGAGTGTGAACATAGTCTTCTACAGCAGACTTTGCAACCACACGTCATGTAGCAGTGGTTCCCAGCAAATCACACAAGACAGAGTTACGGCAGCATGTGATTACTCTGCTCGCCTTAAATTACTAGTGTACTGAGAGTTGTGCCAACAGTGATGGGCTTCAACATTAGACTCCTAAGAACTTTAGcctttttttgtccatttaataGTGAGGTGGGTTAGATGGAGTAGATTGAAACATAATATGTGACTTTGTAGTTTCTTTTGGTTCTGTTGGCGTCATAAAATTCCCCCCTGTGAAGTTGAGACATGAAGGCTGCTGTCTTGACTCTGTAATGGCTCCCCAATCAGATCAAGCTTCCACAGCTTATTCTTAATCCTGTTGTATTCACCCTGCGCCACAATCATAGTATTTTATCTTTTCTTCCTTAAAGCAGTCAGAGCCTTGGACAAATGGATATGCATTGTATTGgacttgaaatatattttttaactgctttttaattgattaaaattacagtaaaaacagcaattatatcactatattattagaaaatgtgaattatttctgtgatggcaaagctaaattctcacattcagtcttcagtgtcaccatgATAAACATTTTACCTATGATGATTTAGTTGCTCAGAAATgtgtatcaatgttgaaaacagctgtgctgcctaaatattttttgtgggaaaccatgatacatttattttttcacggTTTCTTTgactgaatagaaagttcagaagtaGCCTACAGTATACAGCTTTATTGTGTAATATACATCTTATGTAACAATAACATTCTTTAGATCACTTTTACTGTTAATTGAATGTATCCCTGCTGAATTATGAAGTTTTGCTCTATTAATATACTGACCCCTAACATTTTGAATGGTTAGTGTATCTCAGTTTGATTTTACTGTCCCTAAAATTATGTTGTTCTTTCCTAAAACGCATGTTAAAAGCTGAAGTGGACAAACCATCTCTCTGTGATCAtgctgaagtgtgtgtttgtgtgtattactTTCAGAGgaactttttaaataaagggaTTGTTGTTATTGCTTGCATTTAGTCTGTCTGTCTCATTTTTTCCCTAATATAGTCTTGGTGCATTGTTTCATGTAGGCCCACTGACAAGGTGGGCTTTTTGCAGTTGTTAATGATGTTGGAAATCTGTCCTCTCACTGGTTTTTTCTGTCTCCATGAGCTCCAGATGAAAAGAGGGTGAGCAGAGGTTCTGTGAAAGGGACTGAAATTCATTTTGCAGGTGAGTCATTACATGTAGCATGTAGTGTTATATTCTGTTGTCAGAATATTATCCTTTCTTCTAGCGCGGGATTGAcgtgtatgaaaataaaatactcaGGCCAACATTTCCTCAAATGATAGTGGGTGCTATTATAATATCCAGAGATGctgaattaaattgtttttgttgccAGTTGCTAAAAAGTACAGCTAGAGAGTTTTGCTTGTTTCTACCCAAAACCTCTAGTGTAATGCTTCTCTGTCTAAACATAGGATATCGTATGATTTGTGGTGTTTGTTGAAAAGCGATACTCAATGTCGACAGACAGAAACAGATCCATGTTTTTGCTTGTAGAATATCTTTACGATCGTGTGTCTCTGATCATGTGGAGTGCACTGTTTGTGTGTAAAGCATGGTTTTTTTGTGGGTAAAGTCCTTTTCTTCTTGAATTCACCTGCACTTCATAGTTTAAGGATCTTCTAAAGGTCTCAGTGACACAAGATTTCTACGACTACTTCGTAAATGGATTAATCACATGCCCCTGTGACACTGACACTTGCATGGTTAACAATTCTCTGATGTGGGTTTTATCATAACCCGTTTGactttttttcattgtgtgttcAATGAAAATGGAAACTGAAGCACAGAATGATGGAGTGAATAAACATTCTGATGTGGACCTGCTTCTTCCTGTCCCCAGGTGCATGGTTCTCATTGCTATTGAAGAAAAAATTTTGTCTTAAGCCCGTGAGCTTGCTCTGCGATATAGGAATAATGACCTTGGCCAATGCCAAGTCCTGGCCCAGGTAAGCGCAACAGAAGCAGGGGTGTCTTCAAGGCTCGgctcctggagggctggtgttcTGCAGAGTTTGCCTCTGCCTTTAGAGCCTCTTACAGGTTTATGAGATGCTTTATGGGTCGCTCGGTGCATGACATTGGTGATATCCGCTGGAGATGGCACAGGGGCATGGCTTCACTGTTATTTCTTTAGAcaagtgaccaggtgatgatatTTAGCAGAGCATTGCTTTGGTAACTCATCATGCAATGTTCTTTCTACAAATGTGAATGATCATTGTTGAGAAGCTGGTGCTATTAGTTTAAACCATCAATCAGACTTTGCCTGGCAGATCATAAAGAGGGTCAAATTGCATTGGAAGGAGAAACCAGAGTCATACTGAGGCAGAGTGAAATGAagacaatgtttatttattttaatgttgttgttattatttattttaattaaattgtattggaaaatattatattgaaagtgtatttttatttaaaggaaatctactattagttttgttttaactTAAGTAAAATGCACAATGTTTCCAAAGTCATTAAGTGATGCGTGTTAAACAATCATGatctcaatattaattaaatatttttgattcatGCCTGCAGATGATAGACCTTTTGCAAACAGCTGCTTCTAAGTATGGGTCAGAAACTGCTAAGACCTCTTCAGTCCTTCTAGCCATATCATCAAAGCTTTACCAGTGTCTAATGTATCTCTTGCCTCTATAAAAGAGGGACCCATGCAGCTCAGTGTGGAGATGGAGAGGTGACAGAAAAGCACTGATGGAAATGGCTCGTCTCAGAGAAGCTGAATGTCCTGCATGTATGAGCCTCAGCTCCATGTTTTCTTTCAGCTGACTTCCGCTGACACCATTTTCTCTGCCGTGTTGTGCGGTTTGTTGCCTGATTGTGGGAGAGGTCTCTGTGTGGGTTTGTTCACCATGGAAATGGTTAATGTTTGCACAATGCAAATTACACCACTTCGTGATAAATATGCCCTTTTCAGAAGCTCTCAAGTTGTTTATAGATTGTCTGAGTGCTTTCTGATGCAGTAATAAACACATGGATTTGTTTTGTCATTCTCTGTTACTGGAAAGCAGGAGGGTAGTGTAAGTGTTGACTGTAAAGCAGGATCCAAAATCAAAACTTCCTGCCACACCAGCCAAGCTGTGGAaactatttttgaaatgtattatcgGGGTCTAAGCACTCATGGGCTTGTTGACCTATGATATGCAGTTCATGCAGGGGCGATTCTAAGATTTGCGTTTGAGGGGGTCTCAGCCCCTAATGAGGgagtatattaataaaaataataaaaaaatatataaataaataaaaaaaatatttttgcctaaTAGGGTAAAGGTGGTAAACTAAACTTATTACAGTATTCCACTGTATTACATAGATAGGTATAACATTTGAGTACTGAATACAAGTCTTCCctgatctctctctcactttcgctcaccactcacacacacacacacacacacacacacacacacttactgtacaaaacacaacattttaccgtttacattttttagtacaaccctctttctttagctcaagtatgcaaacctaTTTGCCTCATTGCACCTGTAATtagtaatgtatttatattaaaaagtaaaattttcaaataaaataacaacatatacaataatatatatatatatagctcccccctaaaaatggcctagctaCTGCCCATGAGTTCATGTAAATTTCAGTATATAATGTTAGTATCTGCGTGAGTTTGGTGTTTTTGGTTTAGCCAGAATGCTTTATTCTATGAATTCCCTTATCTCAATCATCTTAATTACAATCTAGgttattatatctattttaatgATGAGTGTAAATTGTGTGTGACCTCAGCCAATGCAGCAGGTGCTGGATAACCTCAAAGGGAGCTGCCACCCTTCAACAGGAGCCAAAGACATCGACCTCATCTTCCTCCGTGGCATTATGGAGAGTCCCATAGTTCGCTGCTCCTTCGCTAAGGTATAAATTAATACGTTTTTTAACATCCTAAGTTTTGATATCTTTTAGGAGACATCAAGTAATCACCTGTCATAATACTCAAATTTGTTAGATTTAAatagtcatttttaattattagttaataaGAGCAGCTTATATCTGCCCACCTAATATCAATTAAAAACCCATTTACTGTGTGCACATTTGTAGGTCCAAGGGTTGTTTGATCTTGTCACaggtcatatatatatgtacaaaggGGCCATCTTCTTATTCTTAATATAGCTGTGTGAAAATGTTCAGATCGTGAGGTATACTGGTTGAGTTTCACTTGTTTGATTAGGAGCTAACACTATTGTAAGAAACATGTTTTCCGTGTAACTGTTCTGTCTGTTAATTATATAGTAAGAGTTAGTACCAGGACGCATGACTAACACAGTTTGATCTGCATTAATGACCAGTTTGTGCAGTCTGTTTCCCCTGAATAATCCTATGGTGACATGGTTTTCAgtccataatgttttttttctatatatttgattcattttaactTCAGGAAGGGCATCTGGCGTAAAATGTGCCAAATTGGTCGTGTGGATTATTACGCTGCCTTGTCACCTGATTGTAACTTATTTGTTCACTAactttgtctgtgttttttttcatgtagatctctctgtcaaaaaaaaaagtcttaaaaattcCCACCacatatcaaattatttattccctttttatataatttacgttttaaacataaaaaaaaaattaattcctaAGGCTAATTTCTAGAGTTTTATGTATCCTAATACACGATTGAGTGTATATAAAGATacttgattaaattattattcttaggattaaattaaaataaatgaattattaacaTTTGTTAAACTCTCTTCGCATCTGAAGTGTACTCTGGCAGTGCATTTGTTAATGCTAGACGTAATCATCTAGACGTAATCTCATTATTGTTTCCTTGGCAGATACTAAGTGATTGTCTCCGCCCACTCTCGCTCAGGGGCTCATGAGCGACCTGGAGGACGTTAAGCCTGGAGGCGGTGCAAAGTAATAACGTGGAGCTAGTGAGTGAGATCCTGTCTGATATGAGCAGTCTGATCACTCGTGATGAAAGTGCAGCAGAACTCTGTAAGATCCTGAAGGAACCCAACTTCCAGGTACCAAAcctctctgttgtgtgtgtgtgtgtgtgtgtgtgtgtgtctgtctgactgcCTCTTACGTGACATTACGTTGACTGTTTATTAATCCGGTTGCTGTCTTAGTAGTAAAGAAGCAAAATCACCTCTAAACACTTGAGAAATTGGACAAATGagtttttgtctttgtgtttttttttaaagggaagatgatTCATTTAGTAATTTGTTGTTTATTCTCTAAACATGAATTGAATTCTCTTGGTATTTTCAGTCCCTGTTAGAAGCTCACGACAAGGTGGCCTCTAAGTCATATGAAGCTCCTCCCACCAGCACCAATTCCACCAGCATGACCAGCTCATCCCTCATGCCGGCTGACACGGTTCGCATGATCAGCATCCAGAAGAAGGACGGAGAGCCTCTGGTGAGTGACAGATGTTCTCAGTTTCACAGGATTAGATCCCACATTCGGTCAGAGCTTGTGTTTCAAATCCATGCAGTGTCATTTGATTAGTCTGCGTTGGAAAGTTTGTGTCTGCATTAACAAGATCTAGGATCAATTGTTAAATTAGACCTTCTTATACAAGGAAGATCTAAGGCCAACCAGTCTCGAGCAGATCTATAGTTGGTCCtagtgaaataaaatgtcattatgtCTCTGCCAAGGTAAGAAATTCAAGTGCTGGTTAATATaactattttcatttatattatattaaagcgCCACGAATTTTTTTTTCACGGCTTTTAATCTAATGATCAGTAATGCAATAcacataaatgaatgaatcaaagtTAAAATTTTTTTCAGTGGACTTTTAATTAGTATCATATCCATCAATAATCATTTTCAGTATCTATTCATGTAATTATATCATAatagataatattaatatatagtgttccttaaaataattacataataattatatacattatttccttacaataatttaaattgcatttaaattttaatgttacttaaattaaattaaaattttaattgtactttaaatgttgtttattattttaatggattgtaatattataatttgttatcttaaaacaaccacaaataattatttatttgtatgtaagaGATTGTATCATATTTAAAGccactgaaaatacatttatttattatattatattatattactattatattatatttatattacttaaattacattacattacatacattatattatatattaaaatgtccctctaaagaataaaacaaaaggtGGCCTCCTCTTTGTGCTGGCATTTCTGTGATTCAGGTTTTCGTCCCTTTAGGGTGTAACATTCCGGGTGGAGGACGGTGACCTTGTCATCGCGCGCGTTTTGCATGGCAGCATGATTGACAGACAGGGGATGCTGCACGCAGGTGATGTCATCCGAGAGGTGAACGGCCGAGAGGTGGGCAAAGACCCCATGGCTTTACAGGACATGCTAAGGGACTGCAATGGAAGCATCACACTCAAAATCCTGCCCAGCTACAGGGACACGCCTCCACCCGTACAGGTCAGCACACCACCGATTCACAGCAAACCCAGTgagattaaatgatttaatttttgcatttattt contains the following coding sequences:
- the LOC122143374 gene encoding protein PALS2-like; amino-acid sequence: MTLANAKSWPRGTHAAQCGDGEPMQQVLDNLKGSCHPSTGAKDIDLIFLRGIMESPIVRCSFAKAVQSNNVELVSEILSDMSSLITRDESAAELCKILKEPNFQSLLEAHDKVASKSYEAPPTSTNSTSMTSSSLMPADTVRMISIQKKDGEPLGVTFRVEDGDLVIARVLHGSMIDRQGMLHAGDVIREVNGREVGKDPMALQDMLRDCNGSITLKILPSYRDTPPPVQVSTPPIHSKPSEIK